The following proteins are encoded in a genomic region of Primulina huaijiensis isolate GDHJ02 chromosome 3, ASM1229523v2, whole genome shotgun sequence:
- the LOC140974367 gene encoding probable LRR receptor-like serine/threonine-protein kinase At4g37250, producing MSSPNFDILHLWRWRNLAFIMLLRAGCFGLNADGLLLLSFKYGILSDPFGVLRNWNEFDETPCSWNGIDCGTWGSEEAYLRVTGLSLPSCGLLGSISSSLGMIENLRYLNLSSNSINGSIPESLFGAFELQILDVSNNMITGEFPELVGTLKNLQVLNLYYNAFAGSLPRNLIALTNLTVVSLKNNYFVGSIPGGFDSVRILDLSFNLINGSLPPDFGGTRIAYFNVSFNRLSGEIPPEFGSQIPINATIDLSFNNLTGPIPDSNLFVNQAINSYSGNTGLCGKPLNNLCSIPSSAATQPNVSSAPDSPPAIAAIPKTIDSDPETFAPGGGDAESPPRGKRTRLRTGAILGIVIGDAAGILILASIFIYVYNLKKKKKPDITIKKETESRKDFGWTSSESSSEEYNWLRTCTCLKKQRHPSAGDEEETSSVTTNSYSEESENPPRNHEMHGPQEQKKGSLVTVDGEKELELETLLKASAYILGASGSSIMYKAVLEDKTAFAVRRIGENGLERFSDFENQIRLIAKLVHPNLIRIRGFYWGSDEKLIIYDFVPNGSLANARYRKAGFPPCHMPWEMRIKIAKGVARGLCYIHEKKHVHGNLKPSNILLGHNMEPKIGDFGLARLVTDDNSSKLAGGSARNFGSKRSTASRDSFQDCFTGPTPSPSPSVMGISPYHAPESLRSLKPNPKWDVFAFGVVFLELLTGKVIVSEETGHGLAIRTLTSTEEDKEKVLRMADVAIRADVEGNADALLALLKLGYGCISCVPQKRPTMKEVLQSLEKIPYFSFSSSCIYSQL from the exons ATGAGCTCTCCAAATTTCGATATCCTCCATTTATGGCGGTGGAGAAATCTTGCTTTTATTATGCTGCTTCGGGCTGGATGTTTCGGGCTGAACGCTGACGGGTTGCTTTTGTTGTCGTTCAAGTACGGTATTTTGAGTGATCCTTTCGGAGTTCTGCGGAACTGGAATGAATTTGATGAGACTCCATGTTCATGGAATGGGATCGATTGCGGGACTTGGGGCTCGGAGGAAGCTTATCTTCGGGTGACGGGATTGTCACTCCCGAGTTGCGGGCTTCTGGGATCGATCTCGTCGTCTCTTGGAATGATCGAGAATCTCAGATACCTTAATCTCTCGAGCAATTCCATTAATGGTTCCATTCCTGAATCTCTGTTTGGCGCTTTCGAGCTTCAAATTCTGGATGTTTCGAACAACATGATCACCGGTGAGTTTCCTGAGCTAGTGGGGACGTTGAAGAATCTCCAGGTTCTTAATCTTTACTACAATGCTTTCGCGGGGAGCCTGCCGCGAAATTTGATAGCTCTTACGAATTTAACAGTTGTTTCTTTGAAGAACAATTATTTTGTTGGTTCAATTCCTGGTGGATTTGATTCGGTTCGTATATTAGATTTGTCTTTCAATCTGATAAACGGATCATTGCCCCCAGATTTTGGCGGGACTAGAATTGCGTATTTTAACGTTTCCTTCAACAGACTCTCCGGCGAAATCCCGCCGGAGTTTGGGAGCCAAATCCCCATAAATGCCACCATAGATCTTTCGTTCAATAATTTGACAGGCCCGATCCCAGATTCCAATCTTTTCGTTAACCAAGCTATAAATTCATACTCTGGCAACACGGGGTTATGCGGGAAGCCACTAAACAATCTATGTTCAATTCCATCCTCCGCAGCCACACAGCCTAATGTTTCTTCTGCACCAGACTCTCCTCCTGCGATTGCTGCCATTCCGAAAACCATAGACTCAGACCCAGAAACCTTCGCACCAGGTGGCGGAGATGCTGAATCTCCACCTAGAGGCAAAAGAACTAGGCTGAGAACTGGAGCAATCTTGGGAATAGTCATAGGAGACGCAGCTGGGATTCTAATCCTGGCATCGATTTTCATTTACGTGTACAAtctgaagaaaaagaagaaaccGGACATCACCATCAAAAAGGAAACAGAAAGTCGAAAAGACTTCGGCTGGACGTCCTCTGAATCATCCTCGGAAGAATACAACTGGCTGAGAACATGTACTTGCTTAAAGAAACAAAGACACCCATCCGCAGGAGATGAAGAAGAGACATCCTCGGTAACCACGAATTCCTACAGCGAAGAATCTGAAAACCCGCCAAGAAATCACGAAATGCACGGCCCCCAAGAACAGAAAAAAGGATCTCTGGTAACAGTTGACGGTGAAAAAGAACTGGAGCTCGAGACACTGCTCAAAGCCTCGGCCTACATTTTGGGCGCATCGGGGTCCAGCATCATGTACAAAGCAGTGCTCGAAGACAAAACCGCATTCGCCGTCCGCCGGATTGGAGAAAACGGATTGGAGCGGTTCAGTGATTTCGAGAACCAGATCCGACTGATCGCGAAATTGGTGCACCCGAATTTGATCAGGATTCGAGGGTTCTACTGGGGTTCTGATGAGAAGTTGATTATCTACGACTTCGTTCCCAATGGCAGCCTGGCTAATGCGCGTTACA GAAAAGCTGGCTTTCCCCCTTGCCATATGCCCTGGGAAATGCGGATCAAGATAGCAAAAGGTGTGGCCCGTGGGCTTTGTTACATCCACGAGAAGAAGCATGTACATGGAAACTTAAAGCCCAGTAACATTCTTTTGGGCCACAACATGGAGCCTAAGATAGGAGATTTCGGGCTCGCACGGCTGGTAACTGATGATAATAGTTCCAAATTAGCTGGTGGATCAGCCCGGAATTTTGGGAGCAAGAGATCCACAGCCTCGCGGGACAGCTTTCAGGACTGTTTTACTGGGCCTACTCCGAGCCCGAGCCCTAGTGTGATGGGAATCTCACCTTATCATGCTCCCGAATCATTACGAAGCCTCAAGCCCAATCCGAAATGGGATGTGTTCGCCTTCGGCGTGGTGTTCCTCGAGCTTTTGACCGGAAAAGTCATCGTATCCGAGGAAACAGGACACGGACTAGCGATCCGGACACTTACATCAACAGAAGAAGACAAAGAGAAGGTGTTGAGGATGGCTGATGTGGCTATTCGAGCTGACGTGGAGGGCAACGCAGATGCCTTGTTGGCACTCCTAAAGCTAGGATATGGTTGCATATCTTGTGTGCCACAAAAAAGACCAACAATGAAAGAAGTCCTCCAATCACTTGAGAAGATcccatatttttcattttcttcatcATGCATTTATTCTCAATTGTAA
- the LOC140974368 gene encoding cyclin-D3-2-like → MVSHFQEQESLLQNSIFDALYCEEERFDEDLSGGSGFRVSEIDDFNEIGGKPFAFLCERDLFWEDDELLSLLSKEKEQAHLGCDAIHSDGRLKMVRNEAVKWMLKGTACYGFTAMTSVFAVNYFDRFIASVCFQKDKPWMSQLLAVACLSIAAKVEETQVPLLVDFQVEESKYLFEAKTIQRMELLVLSTLKWKMNPVTPLSYIDHIVRRMGLIGNLHWEFLGRCRSLILSIITDCRFMRYIPSVIASATMLNVIREIEPCKVLELRNQFTSLFKMNKEKLDECHELVKEILNGHVHKLCHKRKHESIPSSPSGVVDAYFSSDSSNDLWAVASSASSSPKPLFKRSRAQDQHMRLASLSSPCWRG, encoded by the exons ATGGTTTCTCATTTTCAAGAACAAGAATCCCTTCTCCAAAATTCGATCTTTGATGCCCTTTACTGCGAGGAAGAGCGTTTTGATGAGGATTTGAGTGGTGGTTCTGGCTTCAGGGTGTCGGAAATCGATGATTTTAATGAGATTGGTGGAAAGCCCTTTGCTTTTCTTTGTGAGCGCGACCTTTTCTGGGAGGATGACGAGCTTCTGAGCCTGTTGTCTAAGGAGAAAGAACAAGCCCATTTGGGTTGCGATGCGATACACTCGGATGGGCGTTTGAAAATGGTGAGAAATGAGGCTGTTAAGTGGATGTTAAAGGGTACTGCGTGCTATGGATTCACGGCCATGACTTCTGTTTTTGCTGTGAACTACTTTGATAGATTCATTGCAAGCGTTTGCTTCCAGAAGGATAAGCCATGGATGAGTCAGTTGCTTGCTGTTGCCTGTCTTTCCATCGCGGCAAAGGTCGAAGAGACGCAAGTGCCTCTTCTCGTAGACTTTCAG GTGGAAGAGTCTAAATATCTATTTGAGGCGAAGACTATTCAGAGAATGGAACTTTTGGTGCTTTCCACGCTCAAATGGAAGATGAATCCCGTGACTCCACTCTCATACATTGACCACATTGTTAGAAGAATGGGTTTGATTGGAAACCTGCATTGGGAGTTTTTGGGGAGGTGCCGGAGTCTCATTCTCTCTATCATAACAG ATTGTAGGTTCATGCGCTATATTCCTTCGGTTATTGCTTCTGCCACAATGCTTAATGTTATTAGAGAGATTGAGCCTTGTAAAGTTTTGGAGTTACGTAATCAGTTCACTAGTTTGTTCAAAATGAACAAG GAAAAGTTGGACGAATGCCATGAACTTGTAAAGGAGATATTGAATGGTCATGTCCATAAACTTTGCCACAAACGCAAGCATGAGTCCATACCAAGCAGTCCAAGTGGTGTGGTTGACGCCTATTTTAGCTCTGATAGCTCTAATGATTTGTGGGCCGTTGCATCATCTGCTTCATCATCACCAAAGCCTCTGTTTAAGAGAAGCAGAGCTCAGGATCAGCACATGAGGCTGGCTTCACTAAGCAGTCCCTGTTGGCGTGGCTAA
- the LOC140974369 gene encoding F-box protein At1g47056-like: MGQSASIQDYSPESSNHFLHPNFTLESCSDDSNPRPAVGVSVDQRHDYSSEIPDECLALIFQSLSSGDRKRCSMVCCRWLAVEGQSRSRLALNASNEVSTLLPVIFARFDSVTKLALRCDRKSVSINDDSLTLISLRCRKLTRLKLRGCREISDQGMLALAQNCKYLRKFSCGSCMFGAKGMNALLDNSYSLEELSVKRLRGTNDLYTAEMIGPGVAASSLKSITLKELYNGQCFGSLMIGSKNLKTLKILRCLGDWDMLLENITRKKNCLAEIHLERLQVSDVGLMAISKCPDLEILHLVKAPDCSNDGISAIAETCKLLRKLHIDGWRTNRIGDEGLISIAKNCVNLVELVLIGVNPSSVSLMAMASNCQKLERLALCGSETIGDPEISCIAVRCMALKKLCIKGCRVTDTGIEAFAFGCPNLVKMKVKKCKGVTSEVADWLRARRVSLAVNLDVDEIEPEAMEVSTSGGGAHDDGVEFPSIFNGTITGVGANVAPADVDVPSTSNGGRSSSKSRFSLLAGRTLVACAFRRLSIGNSSSNL, from the coding sequence ATGGGCCAAAGCGCCTCCATCCAAGACTATTCGCCTGAGAGTTCGAATCATTTCCTTCATCCTAACTTTACCCTAGAGTCCTGCTCCGATGACTCGAATCCTCGGCCTGCGGTGGGCGTCTCTGTAGATCAACGACACGATTACTCGTCCGAGATTCCCGATGAATGCTTAGCTCTAATCTTCCAGTCTTTGAGCTCCGGCGACAGGAAGCGTTGCTCCATGGTCTGCTGCCGCTGGCTCGCCGTTGAAGGACAGAGCCGCAGCCGCCTTGCTCTTAACGCCTCAAACGAGGTTTCTACTCTCCTCCCCGTGATATTCGCCCGGTTTGATTCGGTCACTAAGCTTGCCCTCCGCTGCGACCGCAAGTCCGTTAGCATAAACGACGATTCGTTGACATTGATTTCCCTCCGATGCCGCAAACTCACCCGCCTCAAGCTCCGCGGCTGCCGTGAGATCTCTGATCAGGGAATGTTGGCTTTAGCacaaaattgtaaatatttgCGTAAATTTTCATGCGGATCGTGTATGTTTGGAGCCAAAGGCATGAACGCTCTGTTGGATAATTCATATTCGCTCGAGGAACTTTCCGTTAAACGTTTGCGGGGAACTAATGATTTATATACTGCTGAGATGATTGGACCAGGGGTTGCAGCATCGTCGCTGAAGTCAATTACTCTCAAGGAGCTTTACAACGGCCAGTGTTTTGGGTCATTGATGATTGgatccaaaaatttgaaaactttgaagattTTGAGGTGTTTGGGTGATTGGGATATGCTACTGGAAAATATTACTAGGAAGAAGAATTGTTTGGCTGAGATACATTTGGAGAGGCTGCAAGTGAGTGATGTGGGGCTAATGGCTATTTCGAAATGCCCGGATTTGGAGATCTTGCACCTGGTAAAGGCTCCTGACTGCTCGAATGATGGGATTTCGGCAATTGCCGAGACTTGTAAGCTTTTGAGGAAGCTACATATAGATGGGTGGAGGACGAACAGGATAGGCGATGAGGGTCTGATTTCGATTGCCAAGAATTGTGTGAATCTTGTGGAACTGGTTCTTATTGGGGTGAACCCGAGTTCCGTGAGTTTGATGGCTATGGCTTCAAATTGTCAAAAGTTGGAAAGATTGGCCCTTTGTGGAAGTGAAACAATAGGCGATCCCGAGATATCGTGTATTGCAGTCAGATgtatggcattgaagaagctttgCATAAAGGGTTGTCGTGTGACAGATACAGGGATTGAGGCGTTCGCTTTTGGGTGTCCCAATTTGGtgaagatgaaagtgaagaagTGTAAGGGAGTAACGAGTGAAGTTGCAGACTGGCTGAGGGCCAGAAGGGTATCTCTGGCTGTGAATTTGGATGTCGATGAGATCGAACCTGAGGCCATGGAGGTGAGTACTAGTGGTGGAGGAGCCCATGATGACGGGGTAGAGTTCCCATCAATATTCAATGGAACAATAACTGGTGTTGGTGCAAATGTTGCTCCAGCAGATGTTGATGTTCCATCAACGAGTAACGGAGGTAGATCATCCAGTAAGTCTAGGTTTAGCCTTCTTGCCGGAAGGACTCTCGTTGCTTGTGCTTTTCGGAGGTTATCAATTGGTAATAGCAGTTCAAATTTATAG
- the LOC140974370 gene encoding SUMO-conjugating enzyme SCE1: MSGGIARGRLAEERKAWRKNHPHGFVAKPEMLPDGTVNLMAWHCTIPGKAGSDWEGGFYPLTMHFSEDYPSKPPKCKFPPGFFHPNIYPSGTVCLSILNEDSGWRTAITVKQILVGVQDLLDQPNPSDPAQTDGYQLFIQDAVEYKKRVRQQAQQYPPLI; encoded by the exons ATGTCTGGAGGAATCGCGCGAGGACGGCTCGCTGAAGAACGAAAAGCCTGGCGAAAAAATCATCCTCAT GGTTTTGTGGCTAAACCGGAGATGCTGCCCGATGGTACAGTGAATTTGATGGCGTGGCACTGCACAATCCCTGGTAAGGCCGGG TCTGATTGGGAAGGAGGTTTTTACCCGCTTACAATGCACTTTAGTGAAGATTATCCGAGCAAGCCACCAAAGTGTAAATTTCCCCCAGGGTTTTTTCATCCTAATATATACCCGTCCGGAACCGTTTGCCTCTCAATCCTAAACGAGGATAGC GGGTGGCGAACTGCCATCACGGTGAAGCAAATTTTGGTGGGCGTCCAGGATTTGTTGGATCAACCAAATCCGTCTGATCCAGCACAGACTGATGGGTACCAACTGTTTATCCAG GATGCTGTCGAGTACAAGAAGAGAGTTCGGCAGCAGGCCCAGCAGTATCCACCTCTTATTTAA
- the LOC140972648 gene encoding ethylene-responsive transcription factor ERF011-like, with the protein MEGGSSSRAAGRRRSDKPYKGIRMRKWGKWVAEIREPNKRSRIWLGSYCSPVAAARAYDTAVYYLRGPTAKMNFPDELSAGRLQDLSADSIRRVAAEVGARVDAMQSVGKREHATNHQPLKPSLFHDEIDLNKEPEPEPEPEDTSGVDDDWGCGDPSDGGGAEEQPWPYRFKLQLGVQVDFWEI; encoded by the exons ATGGAGGGTGGCAGCTCGAGCAGGGCGGCGGGACGGAGGAGGAGCGACAAGCCATACAAGGGCATAAGGATGCGAAAGTGGGGCAAGTGGGTGGCGGAGATAAGGGAGCCCAACAAACGATCGAGAATTTGGCTAGGGTCTTACTGCTCCCCAGTGGCGGCGGCGAGGGCCTACGACACGGCTGTGTACTACCTCCGCGGGCCGACGGCGAAGATGAATTTCCCGGACGAGCTGTCAGCCGGCAGGCTGCAGGACCTCTCCGCCGACTCCATAAGGAGGGTGGCGGCAGAGGTCGGTGCTAGGGTGGACGCGATGCAGAGCGTCGGCAAGAGGGAACATGCAACGAATCATCAGCCGCTGAAGCCCTCTTTGTTCCACGATGAGATTGATCTGAACAAGGAGCCCGAGCCAGAGCCAGAGCCCGAAGACACATCTG GTGTCGATGATGATTGGGGGTGTGGGGATCCGAGTGATGGAGGGGGGGCGGAGGAACAGCCATGGCCCTACCGATTCAAGCTCCAGTTGGGGGTGCAAGTGGATTTTTGGGAAATATGA
- the LOC140974372 gene encoding CBS domain-containing protein CBSX1, chloroplastic-like isoform X1: MCLIFLTNFVRPRNGVFTLGDFMTKREDLHVVKPATTVNQDLEILVEKRITGFPVIDGRSCVGLRFISAGLCLRLLLQTKYNLLSVVNGDGKLVGIITLGNVVRAALQFKQDEELRSLSICKKLEVRHTTHARKRFREFERTSGEANVSY; this comes from the exons ATGTGTCTCATTTTTCTTACTAATTTTGTACGGCCAAGAAATGGGGTGTTTACTCTGGGTGATTTCATGACAAAGAGAGAAGATTTGCATGTTGTAAAGCCCGCCACTACAGTCAATCAAG ATTTGGAAATTCTTGTCGAAAAACGGATAACTGGTTTTCCGGTGATTGATG GTCGGTCTTGTGTCGGACTGCGATTTATTAGCGCTGGACTCTGTCTCAG ATTGCTACTCCAGACAAAATACAACCTCCTTTCTGTCGTCAATGGCGATGGCAAGCTG GTTGGCATCATTACTCTAGGTAATGTTGTGAGAGCTGCTCTGCAATTTAAACAAGATGAAGAGCTTCGAAGTCTGTCCATATGCAAAAAACTTGAG GTCAGGCACACGACTCATGCTCGAAAGAGATTTCGCGAGTTTGAACGAACATCAGGCGAGGCAAATGTAAGTTATTGA
- the LOC140974372 gene encoding CBS domain-containing protein CBSX1, chloroplastic-like isoform X2, giving the protein MSNEFFNCEYIFKVPNQVLVSDWLLMSPYSVQKLFSKTDGKVVGYLMTPAPMVVREATNLEDASRLLLQTKYNLLSVVNGDGKLVGIITLGNVVRAALQFKQDEELRSLSICKKLEVRHTTHARKRFREFERTSGEANVSY; this is encoded by the exons ATGTCTAATGAGTTTTTCAATTGTGAGTATATTTTTAAGGTACCCAATCAAGTTCTCGTCTCTGATTGGCTATTGATGTCCCCTTACTCCGTACAAAAGTTGTTTAGCAAAACCGACGGAAAAGTGGTCGGTTATTTAATGACACCAGCTCCGATGGTGGTTCGTGAAGCCACCAATCTCGAGGATGCTTCAAG ATTGCTACTCCAGACAAAATACAACCTCCTTTCTGTCGTCAATGGCGATGGCAAGCTG GTTGGCATCATTACTCTAGGTAATGTTGTGAGAGCTGCTCTGCAATTTAAACAAGATGAAGAGCTTCGAAGTCTGTCCATATGCAAAAAACTTGAG GTCAGGCACACGACTCATGCTCGAAAGAGATTTCGCGAGTTTGAACGAACATCAGGCGAGGCAAATGTAAGTTATTGA
- the LOC140974372 gene encoding CBS domain-containing protein CBSX1, chloroplastic-like isoform X3, translating to MTKREDLHVVKPATTVNQDLEILVEKRITGFPVIDGRSCVGLRFISAGLCLRLLLQTKYNLLSVVNGDGKLVGIITLGNVVRAALQFKQDEELRSLSICKKLEVRHTTHARKRFREFERTSGEANVSY from the exons ATGACAAAGAGAGAAGATTTGCATGTTGTAAAGCCCGCCACTACAGTCAATCAAG ATTTGGAAATTCTTGTCGAAAAACGGATAACTGGTTTTCCGGTGATTGATG GTCGGTCTTGTGTCGGACTGCGATTTATTAGCGCTGGACTCTGTCTCAG ATTGCTACTCCAGACAAAATACAACCTCCTTTCTGTCGTCAATGGCGATGGCAAGCTG GTTGGCATCATTACTCTAGGTAATGTTGTGAGAGCTGCTCTGCAATTTAAACAAGATGAAGAGCTTCGAAGTCTGTCCATATGCAAAAAACTTGAG GTCAGGCACACGACTCATGCTCGAAAGAGATTTCGCGAGTTTGAACGAACATCAGGCGAGGCAAATGTAAGTTATTGA